A region of the Streptomyces durocortorensis genome:
TCAGGCGGTGGCGTTACGGCGACGGCGCGCCGCGATCACGACACCGGCACCGGCCGCCACGACGATGCCCGAGGCGGCGATCAGGGCGCCGGCCGGGACGTCGGAGCCGGTGGAGGCCAGCGCGCCGGAGCCGCCGACCGAACCGCCGGTGGTGGAGCCGCCGACCGTGCCGCCGGTGGTGGTTGAACCGCCCGTGGAGCCCGTGGAGCCCGAGCCGCCGGTCGAACCGCCCGGAAGCCGCGCGTCCTCGTCGAGGGAGACCGCGACGTTCAGGGCGTCGAGCTCGTCGCCCTTCTTGTACATGCCCTCGAACGCCTGGGAACCGGCCTCGGTGAGGGTCGCCGGGATGTCCTTGAGGTTCACGATGCCGTCCTTGGCGGCGAGCGCGCCCGCGGGCACCTTCAGGTCCGCGAGAGCCAGGCCGGTGCGCTCGGCGACCTTGCCGGTGCCGCGGTCCTTGGCGGAGACGTCGGCGAGGAGCTTGCCGGAGGCGCCCTCGATGTCGACCTTCAGGTTGCTGAGGGAGAGGTCGAGGACGTACTCGCCGTTCGTCTCGTGGCCCAGGAAGCGCACCTTGCCCTTGAACGCCGCGTTGAGCGTGTTCTTGTCGGCGTCGAGGTGGCCGGTGGCCTTGCTGAAGCGGTAGCCGTCGGTGGCGGTGGCGGCGCCGCCGCTCGTCTCGACCTTGCCGTGCGCGATCGGGCCGACGACGTACGAGCGGAAGGACGCCTTGACGCCCCAGTCCAGGGTGCCGTCGACGACCGGGCCGCTGGTGGGCTCGGCCGTCTCGGAGCCGGACGGGGTGGGGTTGGTGCTCGGCTGACCCGTCGGCTGGCCGGTCGGCTGACCCGTCGGCTCGCCCGTGGGCTGCTCGGTCGGCTTGCCCGTCGGCTGCTCGGTCGGCTTGCCGGTGGGCTGCTCGGTCGGGGTCGTGGCGAGGGGCTTGACCGTCAGGGTGGCCGGGTCGATCGGCTCACCCTCCTCGTAGGGCGGGCCGAAGACCGCCGCGCCCTCCTTGGTGAAGGTGACGGGGATACTCGCGAACTTCATGCCGTCCACGCCGTTCGAGGCCTCGACGTCGGTGAGGTCGAGATCGGCCATCGCCAGATCGTCGGTGACGACGGCGTCCTTGCCCGGGGACTTGGTGGTCACGTCGACGGTGATCCGGCCGCTCTTGCCGACCGTGAGGACCTTGACGTCGGACAGCTTGATGTCCAGGGCGCCGCCGTGCGCCTCGTAGTGGACGCTGCCCTTGAAGGAGGACGTCACGGCGTGGGTGCCGAGCGCGTACTCGCCCTTGTCCAGGGGGAACTTGTACGAGCCGTCCTCGTTCCGCGTGGCTCCGTCGGCCAGCGTGGCGGTGCCGCCGAACCGGTCGATCATGGCGCGGAAGGACTCCTTGAGACCCCAGTCGAAGGTGCCCGACTCCAGCTGGTAGATCACCGAAGGGGCGGCGGCGGCCGCCTTCGGGGAGGGGCCGTCGGCCGCGATGGCCGGGAGGGCGAAGGTCGCGCCCAGCGCGGCCGCCGTGGCGACGGCTGCGGCGAGGGCTGTCGGGCGGCGAGTTGCTGCCATGTCGGTGGGTCTCCTATGAGGACAGGGGCGGAAGAGAAGCGGGAGGGGCGGCGCGATGATCCATAAAGCGCGCCTGGGGGGGAGGTCAGGAAGTCCGGGAGGAGTCAGGGGACTCGGGGGCCGCCTGCGCGGTGCGGCGACGCAGGACGAAGAACGCCGCTCCGGCCGCGACGAGCAGCAGCACACCGCCGCCGATCGCGGCGTACGTGCCGGTGCCGGTGCCCGAGTCCGAGACGGCCGCCGCCGGTTGGGTGGAGGGCTCGGCCGAGGGCTTCTTCGTGGGCTCGGCGGCCGCCGTCGGCTCGCTGCCGAGGTCGGGCAGCGCGGGCAGCTGGGCCTTCTCATCGACGGCCACGGCGAGCGAGACCGGGTCCATCGCGGTGCCCGCCTTGTACATGGAGCCGAACGCCTCGGCGCCGTCGGCGGTGAGGGTCGCCGGGACCTCGGTGAGGACGGCCAGGCCCTCCTTCGGCGCGAAGTCCTCGGCGGCGAAGGTGATGAGCGGCACGTTCCTGGTGGTCTTGCCCTCGCTGGTGACGTCCGCCGACAGGGTCCCCTCGCCCTGGGCGACGCTGACGGTGACGGCGGCGAACTTCAGGTCGAGCTCGTGGGCGCCGGTGAAGCGGATGCTGCCGCTGAAGTCCGCGTCCAGGGTCTGCCTCTTCGCGTCGTACGTGCCCTTGCCCTGCGGGAAGCGGAACAGGGCCCCGCCGTCCTGGGCACCGTCGGCGAGTGTCCACTTGCCCTGGCCGATGGAGCCGGTGACGTACTCGCGGAAGGTGCGGCGCACGCCCCAGTCGACGGCGGCGTCCTCGAAGCGGCCCGCCTTCTCCTTGTCCGCCTTGTCCTTCTTCTCGTCCTTCTCGGCGTCCGCGTCGTCCTTCTTCTCCGAGGGGGACGGCTTCGGTTCGGCCGCGCCCTTGGTGTCGACGGAGAGGCTGATCGGGTCGAGCGGGGTGCCCGCGGTGTAGTAGCCCGCGAAGGCGGAGGCGCCCTGGGCGGTCAGCGTCGCCGGGATGTTGTTGAGGG
Encoded here:
- a CDS encoding HtaA domain-containing protein, encoding MLSSRSARALAVALLAVLSAALLPAATAQAASRTVQGGRLDWGIKSSFQSYVTGPIANGSWNLTGGAATVGGSQFRFHSAAGSYDPDTGAFSSGFLGGVHFTGHRKADGGNELDLRISRPTVRINGGSGTLYADMVSKERGTGKVSNRSQVPLAALNLSGISMKGGSTPIALNNIPATLTAQGASAFAGYYTAGTPLDPISLSVDTKGAAEPKPSPSEKKDDADAEKDEKKDKADKEKAGRFEDAAVDWGVRRTFREYVTGSIGQGKWTLADGAQDGGALFRFPQGKGTYDAKRQTLDADFSGSIRFTGAHELDLKFAAVTVSVAQGEGTLSADVTSEGKTTRNVPLITFAAEDFAPKEGLAVLTEVPATLTADGAEAFGSMYKAGTAMDPVSLAVAVDEKAQLPALPDLGSEPTAAAEPTKKPSAEPSTQPAAAVSDSGTGTGTYAAIGGGVLLLVAAGAAFFVLRRRTAQAAPESPDSSRTS
- a CDS encoding HtaA domain-containing protein gives rise to the protein MAATRRPTALAAAVATAAALGATFALPAIAADGPSPKAAAAAPSVIYQLESGTFDWGLKESFRAMIDRFGGTATLADGATRNEDGSYKFPLDKGEYALGTHAVTSSFKGSVHYEAHGGALDIKLSDVKVLTVGKSGRITVDVTTKSPGKDAVVTDDLAMADLDLTDVEASNGVDGMKFASIPVTFTKEGAAVFGPPYEEGEPIDPATLTVKPLATTPTEQPTGKPTEQPTGKPTEQPTGEPTGQPTGQPTGQPSTNPTPSGSETAEPTSGPVVDGTLDWGVKASFRSYVVGPIAHGKVETSGGAATATDGYRFSKATGHLDADKNTLNAAFKGKVRFLGHETNGEYVLDLSLSNLKVDIEGASGKLLADVSAKDRGTGKVAERTGLALADLKVPAGALAAKDGIVNLKDIPATLTEAGSQAFEGMYKKGDELDALNVAVSLDEDARLPGGSTGGSGSTGSTGGSTTTGGTVGGSTTGGSVGGSGALASTGSDVPAGALIAASGIVVAAGAGVVIAARRRRNATA